The window CGAAACACATCTCGGCGGGAAGCATACATGTGCTTCTCAAAAAATGAAAAACATAGGTGTGCTTCATAATGAAACATACATGTGCTTATGAAAAGTTAAAAGCACAATTGTGCTTCCTGTTTTTTGATTTTTGTTTTGGTTTCTAATTACATGCCTAGCACCCAGGCAGCTGAGAGGGAGCACCTTGTGGATTGCTCATACAAAGTAGGAGCCTTTTATTAGGAGGGATGCTTAAGGTGTACCATGAtcaaaatacttcctcctaaaaAAGTCAAGCCCGAGGGCCACCGACACATCAAAAATTTCCATGCCCATTTTGCCTTGAGACACCAATTCGCTAAattgttgttgatgatgcccagcCCTCCCCCCCACCCCTCTTCCTTAGCAAAGCAAATGGTGGGTGAATTGACCATGTGATATTTTTGCCTATCGTTATTTTTCGGCTAGAAGAATCTGGACCTAACTTTATCATATTCGACATGAACCCCATCATGCAAAATTAAAAGCCGATGGCATAGATGAACTCCATCAGAGGTAGTCTAATGGCGAACACACTAGCTTGAAGATGGCATTGATAAGAGCTATCGGCTGATATAGGCGAGTGCCTCTCCGCCCAGCAAACCCTTGGGGAGGGAGGATAATAAGTAGTACATTTACTTAGGAGTTAGGATGCATAAAGTTCGAGTATGCAACAAATGCAGTGtgagggcatctccaacgccgacccTCAAACCACCCGCATACGTCCAGACCACGCGGTCCGGACCCCAAGGCCATCCAACGCGGGCCTGTATCGGTCTGCTGAGCGGTCCAGACCATGTTTTTCCCGCAAACTAGAACCaaacatgggggggggggggtggcagGAGTCCGGACACGAGACATGTCGGACTATTAAACCCATGGCCCACCCAAAAGGAAGGCGGAACCCACCCTTTTGTAGCATCCCGCACTGTTTCCGCGCCAAAATCCCTCACTCTCTTCTTCCATCCCGCCGCTCTCCACCCAATTTCTGtacttttctcccactttcttctTCACTGCCACCCCCGACACATGGAAACGGACGAGGACCTGCCGGAgatggaggtggtggaggtgcagGAGGATCCGAGCATCACCCTCACCCGGAAGATCAACTCCGTGACATGGCAAAGTCGTCGCGTCAAAGCAAAGGCCGCGAAGGAGGCAACACTCATGAAGCGGAAGGCCGGTGAAGGCCGTGCTGATGGTGTCCATGGCAGTGGGTGTGTGCTGGTCGCGGACGTGGTGGAGGTTGCGGCCAGGATCGCGGAGCCCCAATGGTGTCGCCCACTGTCCAAACTCCGCAGTGACCGGAGCATTACATTACAAGGCTTCGTACTACTATGCGGCCAGGAAGCTCGGTTGGCAGTCCGCAGCAACCGCTGCCGGGCAAGTGCCTTACATCATCGATGTAAACGTGACGCCGCTGCGCTTCTCGGAGTCTTCTTCACCATAGCTCATCCCGACgcggacggggggggggggggggagcacaTGGGTGCCTGCACGATGTTTGTTGCTATGCCTAAAGCGGGGGAGAAGGCGTACGACGACGCGGACAGGGAGATGTTCGACATCATCCAcaatggaggcggaggaggaggttatGAGGACAGGCAGGTGGAAGACCGAGATCCCACCCAGGCCGGCAACTATACCCACACGCATCAGGGCTACACCCAGACTGGCACACAACAGATCTACACCCAGACCGACATGGGCACactggaggaggaggatgaggacggCGAAGATGATGATCCGGATGATTTTGCCAGCGATCCGAAGAAGAAGCATAGAGGAGAAAGTTTGAACATGCGGGAGGACTAGCTGTTGTGCGATGCATGGTTTGCCACTAGCCTCGATCGGATCCATGGCATGAAGCAAAATGGCTCAAATTTGTGGTTTGCCACAAAAGCATTTTGCACCCCACTCCAATGCGGTCATCCGTAACCGTGAACCAAAGTCCTTCAAACATCGATGGTACACCATCCAAGAGGCCGTGTCGAAGTATTGCAGCCACTTGGCACATCTCATCTCACGGTGGCCTAATGGTTCCAAAATCACCGAGCAAGTAAGTTGATTTGGCCGGATATGCATAGTTTTGTAGCCAAATATGCATATTTTTTATTACTAGCCGGATATGCTTAGTTTTGTTGATCACTAACCGGATATGCATAGTTTTGTTGATTACTAGCCGGATATGCATAGTTTTGTTGATCACTAGCCGGATATGCATAGTTGTGTTGATCACTAGCCTGATATGCATAGTTGTGTTGATCATTGGCCGGATATGCATAGTTTTGTTTACAATGTTTATTCTTTGGACTTCTCATGCGTGTACGGTGTTCAAGAAGTTGGAGAAGGAAACTTCAGTGTCATGCATTGCTGGTTGAAGTTGAATGGGCAATCAAAGTGGAACCTATTTATATCTTGTGTTGATCACTCGTCGGATTTGCGTAGTTTTGTTGATCATTGGACGGATATGCATAGTTTTGTTTATAATGTTTAATTTTTGGACTTCTCATGTGTGTACGGTGTTCAAGAAGTTGGAGAAGAAAACTTCAATGTCATGCATTGCTGGTTGAAGTTGAATGGGCTACCGAAGTGAAACCTATTCATAGCCAAGAACGCCACCCAAGCCATCAAGGAAGAAACGGTGGCCCAACCAACCCAACAAAAGAACCACTCAAGAAGGTTAGAAGAGGGTTTCGGAAAAAGAAGTGGGAGGAGGAGAAGGCGAAGCAAGAAGGTGCGACAGTGAAGATGACAGAGAGGTTCGAGTACATCTTGTCCAAGAAGGAGGAGGCATACGTCAAGCGCTCGGACATTAAGGAGGAAAAAAAGGTGGAGAGGTTCAAACTATTGATGAAGGCGACCGGGAAGAAGCTAGCGCTCGAATAGACGAGGGCCATGATCGAAGAGAAGAAGGCCATGGCCGAGGAGAGGAAGACGATGTTGGAAGAAAAGAAGGTGAAGGTGAGTTGAAGGCGGCGGACAAGAAGGATGAGGAGGCGGCGGAGAAGGAGGCCGCATACGCAGCAACGACAACACCTTGGGTGTGGAGGTTCAGAATTATTTTTGCATGGACTTCCGGACTGATATTTTTTATGAACATGCATGTAAAAACTTAAACATACTTGTCTTTTTTGGTTGTGATAAGGCATGTGATCCGACGCGCTATGGATCAAACTTATTTGAATTTAACCCTTTATTAATGGACATATACATAATATCATTGAATGACCGCCTACCACATCCATGGACTGGTCCCTTGTTCGTGGATAGACACATAAGGAGATTTACGGGCAGGGTTGCAGATGTAAACCCTGCATGAGGCAATTCCTTCGTCGGTAAGTATATGTATGTTTTTCAATTTCGGCTAATCTCGAGTTATTATTTTAAATAAGGATCATTGCTTCTTGGATCGACATAGTCTTTCTGAAGAGAAAAAGGGCAGCTGCATGCATGCGTACTCGTATTATTTGATTTATTATTTCGCCAAAGGCATTGTCGTCTTTCTGCTGCCTCACACATGCAGACCTCCCTCCTCGGTTTACATTACACTGCAGATGAAAACTACCCGCATTTTCTTAAGAAATCCCTCCATATTGTTGCATGTGACACCAACAACTGAAGCACCCATTGCTCGATTAGATCAGAAAGGAATTGGCTTTTGGCTGTCCGTCCGAGCCGACACTCTTCAGTTAAGTAGATCCCAGCGGACTGCTTGCGGAGCTCCAGTGCCACGCATAGCAAGCTAGCTACTCGGTCGATCTGCAAGAGCTTGTTGATCGGTTGTTGGTTGATCACTTGGATTGGATCTCTCACGAGTCACGCCTGCACACATGGCGGACCTGGTCTCCGACGTGCTCCTGTCCTTCTTCTGCTGCTGCTTCTACCCTCCCGGGGGGCACCACGACACGCGACACTACCGCGGCCACCCGGCGGGCAGAAACTCCGCGCATCGTCACCACCACGGCGCCGCGGGTCGTACGGTGCCCAGTCGGAGCAGACCGGCCCTGTCTTTCCAGGTTCACCCGCGTGCTTGTTTATATATACTACCCGTTCGTTTCTTTGCATCTCCATCCCGGTGGAAACCGATCGATGGCCGGCCGCCGGCAATTTACCTGACCGGCACAAAACTTGCATGTGTGCAGACGGTGGAGCTCAAGGTCCGGATGTGCTGCGACGGCTGTGAGCGAGCCGTGATGCAGTCTCTCGTGAACCTCCGAGGAGTGGACAGTGTGGAGGTGGACGCGGGGACGGGGAACGTGAGGGTGACGGGGTACGTGGAGCGGGGGAAGGTGCTGCGGGAGGTACGGCGCCGGAGCGGGAAGAAGGCGGAGTTCTGGCCGAGCGGCGGCACGCCGCTGCGCTTCGCGTCTCCCGGGGgctgcttcggcggcggcggcggcgagccgtACCGCGACACCTACAGCTACCACCGACGCGGCTACGGTGATGTTGGTGATCGTCACGGCCGCACCCGCAGGCCTGCTCGTGGCGGCGACGCCGTCAGCAACATGTTCAACGACGATGATGTCAACGCGTGCGCGATCATGTGACGGCTTGACGACGATATTCGTGGAACTATCATGAATCTTTTTGTACGATGAGATTGTAGTGAATCTGATCTCCTTGCCGGATGCAAATGTATTACTCCCTCTGATTTGTACTAAGCAGCTACAAGTAATATGGATTGAAGGGATTGTGTTATTTTTTTGCCGCTCTCGGTTACACGGAATTGCTCAAGAAAAAGAAATAATTACGAGTATAGTACAGTTGCTCCGCGGGTGTTGGAACGTGAAGGGTATCTCTAGGCGGATCCGTAAACCTCCCGTTCGGACCCGGCTGTCTGGACCGCGGAAGTCATCCAACGTCGATCTGTATCGGTCCGTAGAATGGTCTAGACACGATTTCTCCTGCAAACCGGAGACAAAAGTGGGGGAGGTTTGCAGGAGTCCGGACCGCTCCCAAGCCTGCTTCTGACGCCCTGTCCCACCAAAGAACCCCTCCCCACTCCCGCACGCCCTCCCGCCCGGCGCCAGTTGCTCGCATTCATGCCGCTGTAAAGCGCACCGCTCCGCATTGAAAACGACTCTGGGCGGAAGCGACCTCTCACTGCCTTCGTCATTGAAGCGGCGCATTGGCTGAGGGCGCTGCACGCCCGGcggaacacgcctcctcgccgcattcatACGCCCCATTAACCCCGCATGGAAGTCGAGAAAcctactcctgccacacgtccgttcacgAGCGGGCCgacattaaacgcaacgccggccgagctcctacTGTCCGCCTTCTATTTAAACGAGGGAAGACGCCGGGCAAGAACcacacccctccgccgctcccccaatGTCCTCCTCACCACTCTTCTGATGGCTTCCGAAGAGCAGTTCTCCGGCATACAAGAcagc is drawn from Aegilops tauschii subsp. strangulata cultivar AL8/78 chromosome 1, Aet v6.0, whole genome shotgun sequence and contains these coding sequences:
- the LOC109734413 gene encoding heavy metal-associated isoprenylated plant protein 44, whose protein sequence is MADLVSDVLLSFFCCCFYPPGGHHDTRHYRGHPAGRNSAHRHHHGAAGRTVPSRSRPALSFQTVELKVRMCCDGCERAVMQSLVNLRGVDSVEVDAGTGNVRVTGYVERGKVLREVRRRSGKKAEFWPSGGTPLRFASPGGCFGGGGGEPYRDTYSYHRRGYGDVGDRHGRTRRPARGGDAVSNMFNDDDVNACAIM